The genome window AAATGGTGCCTGATTCCGGCGGAATTCATGGTCCTTGATGCTGTGGTTCGATGGTTTTCTTCTTACGTGCTACATTGAAGCTCAGACTGGACATTACAGGTCGCTGTTCCCCTTCCTCTGCTGAAATTCCGGGAGGTAGGAAGGTTGTTGACTTGTTTGGCGTCCAACCACTAATTCGGGTGTATAGAGGTCAAGCCGGGACTATTATGCTTCTCATTCCCTGTTTTCTGGAGCTGAGGGGATCAGTCGACAGTGGCATACTTCGGTGAACAGAAGATTCATTCTGGGAGCGAGGACCCTTACTTGTTAGTCTAGTTCTTTGACTTGCACGCTCGTGCCTTTTCCCCTTGCTGTTTTGGCCTTGGTGCTGTGCTTGCCCATTCTGTTGTAGCTGCTACATGGCGCGCTGAAGTCGAGCTGAGGTTTGACGGATGTCGCATTGGGTTTTGTGGAATTGTGAAGAATTGTTTGGGGATGGTTGCCGTGGCTTTGTGGTTTTGCGGATTTCAACTCCTGTATGTTTTGAGAGGCATGTCCGACCACATGGCACACAAATGGACAGTTTAAGCTGATTCTACTACTGTAGTCCTATACTTCTATTTTTGGCACCAAGGAGGGTGTTGCAGTGTGCGGGCTTTGGAATCAAGCGATGCTTGATTTGTTTTTTTCTTTATGTATGTACAATATATGTCCACCATTCCGTTTGTGGCTTGTTCGTTTCACCTTTAATCCATGTGGACTGGGTATGTGGACTGGGTGGTATCGAGTCGGTTTAAATTCATAGCAAGTCAAAATCTATCTCAATCCATACTAATACCACTCCAATCCACATGGAattggaataaccgaacaaggcctgagTGAAGATAAGACTGGATTAGGATACTTGGATACAATCAGCATGCTTTAACTGATTATGCTGACAACCGATAAAAGGACATTTTCATTTGTTTCTTACCCAATAATGCATTTCACATTTTTTTGCTATTAAGGGACCACATTTGTCATTCCATATAATGTGTGACATAAGAGCTGATGGGGACACTGATCAAAACACTGTTTCAGTTCTGGAGTTTATACTTTATAGTGAGATGCTTCATAAGCTTCCTTCCAAGTGCATCTGACAAGATGCTAATAATGCAAAGTAGTTAAAACAAACACAATACAGGAAAAGGTCATGCATAACTGAAAATATCGCAATCATTGATTGTTCTTATCAAATCAGCAAGCTAGTGGCTGTAGTTGCACTCATTATTAGAACTCAACTAGTGTGATAGGGGTTATTTTGGTTTTATCCTTTGTTGTAAATAAATGAAACCATAAAAGAAGGGCACACATATCAGTCTGATGCTTAGTGAAAATGGTCGATATGAAGAATGAGCTGTATGGCATCAGCAGCAAAACAAAAGTAGTAAAAAACTGACCCATATTGTATATTGAACCGTTAGCAACttcaattattattattattattattatttcattAATACTATAAAACCTATTATTTACCCCATGTCTATTTTATATGTTCAAAACGTTATGGAAGTTGCATTCTCCTAGTTGTTAGTTTTTCTTTCTCCATATTTTGATGACCTGATAAGATGATATTTGAGGCTTGACAGCATCCTTCTTTGCAGGCCATCACTGCTCTCAAGAAAGGAGCATACTTGCTGAAGTACGGACGTAGAGGAAAACCAAAGTTTTGTCCATTTAGGTTATCCAATGTGAGCCTTATTTAGACTCTCCAATTAACAGTGGTTCTGTGCCGTCACAATCCTCTGGCTTGTATGGTGTATTTTATGCTTTTTTTGCTCCTTCAGGATGAATCTGTACTGATATGGTTCTCAGGGAAAGAAGAGAAACATCTAAGGTTGAGCCATATATCCAAGATAATTCCTGGGCAACGGACTGTAAGTTAATGTTCTTAGGAGTAGGAGGCCTAGACTCATTTTTAAGAAGATTATCATGTCTAGCAATTTCTCCATCAACAAGCTTCATATTAAAAATGTCTTGATTTTCTGGTGATGTTTGCTTGTCAACCCATATGGATGAACTTAATTGCATTTCTGAAGTCCTTATTTTCACACTAGTATGGCTAAATAGTTTTGTGATGCGAAAGGgcatctagctgagttggttaggtggtttgAGTAGCACTCGTGAGGTCCTGAGTTCGAATCTCAGTGTGAGCGAATTTTAGGCTGAGGTTAAAAAAATGTCACTTGCTGGTTCCTCTAGTTGTATGCACATGAGATGGATTGACCTATGCGGGGCGAATACTTGTGTAAGGGTTGGGAGGGTTCAAAGCACGAGTAAAGATCTGGTACATAGGGGGCAGACCCTCACGCTGCACGGAGGGCCAACTTTCGTGACCTTTCTTGGTCGGGCTCTGATTgggcttcttcttaatataataccgtgaGGGCGGTCTTTCCCCTAACGACCGAGTTTTTTTAAATAGTTTTGTGAAATTAAAAATAACTAGAACAACTCTTGTATTATCTTGCTACTTTTGACGCCTATACTAAAGAATTTAGATTTTGTGTCGGGTTACAATTGAATTCCATTGTTAATGAACAAAAACTATATGTTTCCTTAGAAGTATTTCCATTTTCCATCCGTGATGAAATTGGTTGTCTTACTTTACTAACTAGACCTTTTTTTATCATTCAGTCAATTTTTCAGAGGTATCCACGGCCTGAGAAAGAATGCCAGTCTTTTTCTCTAATTTCACATGATAGGTCATTGGATGTAGTAAGTTATCCctggttcatatttttatatgttTTGTCTTTGTTGGCTCTGTTGCTACAACACCCCCTCCCCTCTAACTCTTAGTTTTGTATTCACATGGTGACATGATTTGTTTTGTTCATTGATATCAGATATGCAAAGATAAAGATGAAGCTGAAGTATGGTTCGCTGGGCTGAAAACACTGATTTCACGTTGTCACCAAAGAAAATGGAGAACTGAATCTAGAAGTGATTTGCTTTCCTCTGGTGCAACTAGTCCGAGGACTTACACACGACGGAGTTCTCCTTTGAGTTCACCTTTCAGCAGCAATGACAGCATCCACAAGGTATTACTGTCTCTATTGTCTATTGTATTAAAATCCTACCTAGATGACTAGAAGACTAGAGTAAAACATTCGAGTTTTCAACCCTTAATTGTGCTGGGAAGTCTCTTCATAGTTAGAAGGGATCCAGTTTTCATGTTGTTGGTTCAGCTAGCGATTTCTCCACTCAAATCATTCTGGAAACACCTTGTTTTCACTGATGTGTTCAATCAGAGCAGGAAGCCTTGGCAGAAATTTGATGACAGATGACACTAGAGTGCAAAGCTAGAAAAGAAAGCTTTTTTTGTCAAATTGCTAGTGTACTTAATCACTTTTAATGGTTTCTCCTTCCCTTCACATTACTTTGCAATATATGTCATCTTTTTTTATATTGTCatttatttttgaaaatgaatTTTTATACCAGGATGGCAGTGACAATTATCGACTCCGTACTCCATATGGAAGCCCACCAAAGAATGGATTGGAGAAGGCATTTTCTGATGTCATGCTGTATGCAGTTCCTCCCCGTGGTTTCTTTCCATCAGATTCTAATGCTGGATCTGTCCATTCTATGTCTTCTGGACACTCGGATAACACAAATGGGCACCCTAGAGGCGTTCCAATGGATGCTTTCCGAGCCAGTTATTCAAGTGCAGTTAGTTCATCTAGTCATGGTTCTGGTCATGACGATGGTGATGCTTTAGGCGATGTTTTTATATGGGGAGAAGGAACCGGGGAAGGAATTCTTGGTGGTGGTGGTTCAAGAGTTGGAAGCTCCTCAGGTGCAAAAATggactgccttgtaccaaaaccgTTAGAATTTGCCGTGCGACTTGATGTGCAGAACATATCTTGTGGAGGAAGGCATGCTGCACTTGTTACTAAACAAGGCGAGATATACTCATGGGGTGAGGAATCAGGGGGACGGCTTGGTCATGGTGTTGATTGTGATGTGTCTCAGCCAAAACTTATTGATGCTCTTTCTCATATGAACATTGAGCTTGTAGCATGTGGTGAATATCACACTTGTGCTGTTACACTATCTGGAGATCTTTACACATGGGGGGATGGCACATTTAAATTTGGGCTTTTAGGTCATGGAAATGATATCAGTCACTGGGTACCAAAGCACGTGAATGGACCATTAGAGGGCATACATGTTTCATCAATTTCATGTGGACCTTGGCATACAGCCGTAGTAACTTCCGCTGGACAGCTTTTCACATTTGGTGATGGATCTTTTGGGGTTCTGGGCCATGGAGATCGTGAGAGTATCTCGGTCCCCAGGGAAGTTGAATCTCTCAAAGGGCTACGCACGGTGCGGGCAGCTTGTGGTGTTTGGCACACTGCTGCAGTTGTAGAAGTCATGGCTGGGAATTCAAGTTCTAGCAATTGTTCTTCTGGTAAGATATTTACATGGGGTGATGGTGATAAAGGTCGCTTAGGTCATGGTGACAAGGGACCAAAACTTGTCCCAACTTGTGTGGCTGCTTTGGTGGAGCCCAATTTTTGTCAGGTTGCTTGTGGGCATTGCTTGACAGTAGCCCTAACAACTTCTGGGCATGTGTATACAATGGGCAGTGCTGTCTATGGTCAACTTGGGAATGCACAAGCTGATGGTATGCTTCCTGTGCGTGTTGAAGGGAAGCTACACAAAAACTTTGTGGAGGAGATTTCATGTGGCGCTTATCATGTGGCTGTATTGACTTCTAAGACCGAGGTGTACACATGGGGAAAAGGTGCAAATGGGCGGTTAGGTCATGGCGATACTGATGATAAGAATACTCCTACATTGGTCGAAGCACTGAAAGATAAGCAAGTCAGAATTGTTGTTTGTGGAATTAATTTCACTGCAGCAATATGCATTCACAAATGGGTATCTGGAGTTGATCAATCGATGTGCTCAGGTTGCCGTCAGCCATTCAACTTGAGGAGAAAACGCCATAATTGTTACAACTGTGCTCTAGTATTTTGTCATTCCTGCAGCAGTAAAAAATCCCTGAAGGCTTCATTAGCACCTAATACAAACAAGCCCTACCGTGTCTGCGATACCTGCTACAGCAAACTGACAAAGGGACTTGAGACGGATATGCATTCTTCAGCGAAGCGAGCTGCTACTGTACCGGGAGTCAGTGATGCAAATGAGGAGGATCTGGAAACAAGGTCAAATGCTCAACTATCAAGGTTGTCTTCAATGGAATCTTTTAAGCATTTGGATAGCAGATattccaagaaaaataagaagtttGAATTTAATAGCACTCGTGTTTCCCCTGTGCCTAATGGAAGTTCACATTGGAGTGGACTAAACATTTCAAGATCTTTCAATCCTGTATTTGGATCTTCAAAGAAGTTCTTCTCAGCATCAGTTCCTGGATCTAGAATTGTTTCTAGGGCAACATCACCGATTTCAAGAAGAGCAAGCCCTCCACGATCTACAACACCAACACCTACTCTGGGTGGTCTAACATCTCCAAGAGTTGTTCCCAATGATGGCAAGCCAACAAATGATGCATTAAGCCAAGAGGTTCTGAATTTGAGGTCTCAGGTACACATTttgctccacatttttaatgctatTTGATTGGTACATTGATATTTGTATTTTTTCTTTCAGTAGTTGACAGTTTAAATCTAGTGGAGTTTTAGCTGATACCATGCTCGATTTTCAGCACAAGAAAGCAGTGCGTTTTGTCTTATACTGAACTTTTGATTCTAGGCTCTAAAAGATAGCTTACAGGTTTTTAGGTCTGCTTACCCTCTGTAACCTTGCACTGTAGACAACTAGACATATACACTTTTGTTCTGTAACAGTAACAAAGTATGGAGAATGGAAGTTCATTAAATTTTGGCGGATTGTTACCTGCCTACTTGATACTAATATGGCGGACGGGACAACATATAGGAGTTTCAAGATTTGAACCTCTTTTCCCCTTAAAGCTAAGTATCATCAGAACTTCAGAAGAGAGGACTTACTGCTCATGTAGTTAGCTCTTGACTTACAGGTGGAGAGTCTTGCTAGGAAGTCTCAACTCCTGGAAGTGGAGCTGGAAAGAACTACCAAACAACTGAAGGAAGCTATTTCTATTGCTGGTGAGGAAACTGCAAAGTGCAAGGCAGCAAAGGAAGTAATCAAGTCACTCACTGCACAAGTAAGGCTGCTTACTGTATGGGCTTGCAATTTTATCTCTTTTTTTGTGCCCACATATAAGTTTATCAGAATAATTTCAACATTAGCATTTAGGAGAAATTAAAGCAGTTTGTTTTAATGGAAAAATCTGAAGTCTTGAATAATTCGGAATCAATTATTGGCTATAAGGTCCCACATTTAAATGTGACTCTGTATATTCATGGCTAATGGCTAATAAAGAAAAGGGCTTTGTAACTCAGTACCACTTATGGCAGCTATCATCTGATGGTCAACTCCATTCTTTATGTAATAGTTGAAGGGGATGGCAGAGAGATTACCTGGAGGAGCAGCCAAGAACACTAAGTTGCCACCTCTTCCTGGAATTTTCATTCCAAGTGACATTCCGTCTATGCCTACGGAGAGTGAGGGCAGCCCAAGCAGCTCTGGAGAACAAATCATAAATGGTCATAATGGATTGCTTACTTCTAATGGACAAAGTTCTATTAGGAATAAAACGAGCCATCCAGAAGTTGGCAAGAATGGAGGTAGGCTGCCTGATGCTGAATCTTGCCACGATGCTGAATGGGTAGAGCAAGATGAACCAGGTGTTTACATTACTCTCACTGCGTTGCCTGGAGGCGCCAGAGATCTCAAGCGGGTTCGGTTCAGGTAGGTGCTTTTGAATCCTGCTCAGCAGGCAACTTCTATAGCTAGTATCCAACTTACAACGTGTTCCCGTTAAATTTTCATGTGGTTCAGCTCGTGACTTCCATTTTTGTTATGTAAATATAGCCGGAAGAGATTCAGTGAGACACAAGCAGAACAGTGGTGGCAACAGAACCGGGCGAGGGTATACCAGCAGTACAATGTCCGCGTGATTGACAAATCGACCGCCAGTGTCAACAGTGACATTGCGGCTAACTGACACTAGATTGACCTGGAGAAACATACCTGATTACAAGCGGAGCTGAGGCCATGTAACCTGAAGGGCTCTCTCGTCAGTCAAGCTGGGTTGCTAACGTGGCTACCATTTTACCTACCCCCCTGAGAAGAGGTGGTTTCTGCTCCCAGGAAAACAGGAAGTTTTTTTTATCTTCAGTTTTACATAATTCTTTACTCTtaccccgaccccccccccctttttttttcTCATTGTGTGAAAAGTAGAGTGCTTGAGCAGAGGTAATGTAAATGCTTAGTAGAAGCAGGCTAATCTATCTTGTAAATGCATAAGCAAGCATCGGTTTTAGAATGCCTTGGGAATCTTCCAATATGATTGCAAATGCAAATGGCAAATCTGGGCCAAGTATTGATGGTCTCTGAAGTTTGTAGTAGAGCCTGTATGCATATAAATCTGAAGCAATCCCGAGGTCGGAAGTCGTACAAGTGATTAAGTACTCCCTCTACTGAACCAAATCATAAGATGTTTTAGTAATTCTACGATTGACTTTTTTTATCCTAAGTTTTACCTGCTAGTAAATAATATGGCtttgatttttttattttttcatgAAAATAATTGAATAAGACGAGTTGTTTAAATTTGGCATAAAAAAGGCAAACGAATTATAATTGGTAAAAAGGTCAAAATGAGTTATAATTTCGGATGGAGGGGGTAGTTTTTACTTTGTATCTGAATATATATGTGCATAGATATAATGTATGTCTAGGTGCCTAAATATATATATGCGTGGTAAAAGCTATGAATAGAAAAAACTTAACTGTCTTATAAATTGAAAGGAAGTGTAATTTGGATCGAAGGGACTATGGTGCAAGAGCAACAGTATTAATCCAGGCAACAATTAATGTAATCAGGACACTCATTACTCTGGATTTGCACGTCGACAGAAACACACCACCTTACACATCATACAAAGCGACAGTGCTTGTTCAATTAAACCACGCCTCGATTGTTATTAATACCAGCGTACGTATATATAATACGTACACGTACGTACGTGGCGCTTGCATTGCATGAGCATGGCAGTGGCAAGGTCTACTTCTACTTGGGCGGGAACTTGGACCTGATGGCCTCCACGAGTCCTCCGTCGACGTGGAAGCTCCTGGCGAGCACGTCGGTGGGCACGGGCGGCGACGAGCCGAAGAGGGCCTCGGCGACGGGCTGCGTGCCTGGCAGCTGACTGTCGAAGGCGGAGAGGGCGACGGCGGGGTCGCCGCCCCTGTTCCTCTGGTAGTGGACGAGGCCGCGGGGGAAGACGAAGACATCGCCGGCGCTGACGGTGCGCGCGTACAGGCGGTTGCTGGCGGCGGCGACGAAGCCGACGTCGAGGGAGCCCTGGAGGACGAAGATGACCTCGGTGGCGCGCGGGTGGACGTGCGGCGGGTTCACGCCCCACGGCGCGTAGTCGATGCGCGACAGCGACACGCCCAGCGTGTTCAGCCCCGGAAGCGTGTCCGCGCTCGCCGCCGTCACCGCGGACCCCAGCGCGTTGGCCGTGTTGCCGGCGCTCGCCAGCGCGCcggagaagaagtcgcaagccgtCACGTTCTCCGGCCTCTTGCACGGGAATCCGTTCAGCCGCAGTGCTGCATGCATGCAAGGCGCATACACATATATGTACAGAGCGTAGAGGAGTCCGCCGAAATTAAAGACAATCAATGTTGCTAATGCAGTAATGCTAGCTAGAGTGTGTGGAGATCATCGATCGTGGATGGATCACTTACGGCCCTTGAGGGATTTGTAGTCGGCGACGCAGATGTCCTGGAGCATGTCGGGGTCGCCGGCCAGTGAGGGGGCGGCGAGCGCCATGAGGAGGACGGCCGCGGCGAGGAGGGACGAAGTGGCGAGCTTGTTGGCCATGGTCGGTCGATCCACGTCAAGAAGTATACGTACTTGCAAgtggaagggggggggggggggggggggggggggggtgggaaTGGATGGGTTCGGGACGGTGAGGGCGGGCAGCTGGTATTATATTTATACTGGTTAATTACTGGTGTCTCTCTCTCGATCGGACGTATGCATGCATGTGAACAGGTTAATTTGGAAGACCGAGGCATAATGTACATACGGTGTAATAAGGTAGGCTTTGAGTACATGTCGTCGTTCTTTCTTGTTGTAGGTCTCTTGTCTCCGTCGTTTGAGATAGAGAGAGAGGTGTAATACGCGTGCACGCACCATCGCAACGTACATATATACGCTTCTGTGACGACAGATATGAGTGCATAcccccgaattttttgtattttagccattaaatagaagtaaaatcacgtttagactaAAAAAAAATTTAAACtcagttttggacccttagctcggcgccatagcctgtggcgccgagctaacacagctcggcgccgagCTATGACGTGGCAGCAACGGCTAGTTGCGTCCAGGGCTGACCTGGCTCTGACGTGGTggcggcgcggcctcgtagctcggcgtcacagatcttggcgccgagctacaaattcctataaaaacgcccgcgcggctggccgagagcagctcatttcatcac of Zea mays cultivar B73 chromosome 8, Zm-B73-REFERENCE-NAM-5.0, whole genome shotgun sequence contains these proteins:
- the LOC103636281 gene encoding PH, RCC1 and FYVE domains-containing protein 1 isoform X1, translated to MSDVSLDLGGIRAGPVERDIEQAITALKKGAYLLKYGRRGKPKFCPFRLSNDESVLIWFSGKEEKHLRLSHISKIIPGQRTSIFQRYPRPEKECQSFSLISHDRSLDVICKDKDEAEVWFAGLKTLISRCHQRKWRTESRSDLLSSGATSPRTYTRRSSPLSSPFSSNDSIHKDGSDNYRLRTPYGSPPKNGLEKAFSDVMLYAVPPRGFFPSDSNAGSVHSMSSGHSDNTNGHPRGVPMDAFRASYSSAVSSSSHGSGHDDGDALGDVFIWGEGTGEGILGGGGSRVGSSSGAKMDCLVPKPLEFAVRLDVQNISCGGRHAALVTKQGEIYSWGEESGGRLGHGVDCDVSQPKLIDALSHMNIELVACGEYHTCAVTLSGDLYTWGDGTFKFGLLGHGNDISHWVPKHVNGPLEGIHVSSISCGPWHTAVVTSAGQLFTFGDGSFGVLGHGDRESISVPREVESLKGLRTVRAACGVWHTAAVVEVMAGNSSSSNCSSGKIFTWGDGDKGRLGHGDKGPKLVPTCVAALVEPNFCQVACGHCLTVALTTSGHVYTMGSAVYGQLGNAQADGMLPVRVEGKLHKNFVEEISCGAYHVAVLTSKTEVYTWGKGANGRLGHGDTDDKNTPTLVEALKDKQVRIVVCGINFTAAICIHKWVSGVDQSMCSGCRQPFNLRRKRHNCYNCALVFCHSCSSKKSLKASLAPNTNKPYRVCDTCYSKLTKGLETDMHSSAKRAATVPGVSDANEEDLETRSNAQLSRLSSMESFKHLDSRYSKKNKKFEFNSTRVSPVPNGSSHWSGLNISRSFNPVFGSSKKFFSASVPGSRIVSRATSPISRRASPPRSTTPTPTLGGLTSPRVVPNDGKPTNDALSQEVLNLRSQVESLARKSQLLEVELERTTKQLKEAISIAGEETAKCKAAKEVIKSLTAQLKGMAERLPGGAAKNTKLPPLPGIFIPSDIPSMPTESEGSPSSSGEQIINGHNGLLTSNGQSSIRNKTSHPEVGKNGGRLPDAESCHDAEWVEQDEPGVYITLTALPGGARDLKRVRFSRKRFSETQAEQWWQQNRARVYQQYNVRVIDKSTASVNSDIAAN
- the LOC103636282 gene encoding putative germin-like protein 3-2; this translates as MANKLATSSLLAAAVLLMALAAPSLAGDPDMLQDICVADYKSLKGPLRLNGFPCKRPENVTACDFFSGALASAGNTANALGSAVTAASADTLPGLNTLGVSLSRIDYAPWGVNPPHVHPRATEVIFVLQGSLDVGFVAAASNRLYARTVSAGDVFVFPRGLVHYQRNRGGDPAVALSAFDSQLPGTQPVAEALFGSSPPVPTDVLARSFHVDGGLVEAIRSKFPPK
- the LOC103636281 gene encoding PH, RCC1 and FYVE domains-containing protein 1 isoform X2 yields the protein MLYAVPPRGFFPSDSNAGSVHSMSSGHSDNTNGHPRGVPMDAFRASYSSAVSSSSHGSGHDDGDALGDVFIWGEGTGEGILGGGGSRVGSSSGAKMDCLVPKPLEFAVRLDVQNISCGGRHAALVTKQGEIYSWGEESGGRLGHGVDCDVSQPKLIDALSHMNIELVACGEYHTCAVTLSGDLYTWGDGTFKFGLLGHGNDISHWVPKHVNGPLEGIHVSSISCGPWHTAVVTSAGQLFTFGDGSFGVLGHGDRESISVPREVESLKGLRTVRAACGVWHTAAVVEVMAGNSSSSNCSSGKIFTWGDGDKGRLGHGDKGPKLVPTCVAALVEPNFCQVACGHCLTVALTTSGHVYTMGSAVYGQLGNAQADGMLPVRVEGKLHKNFVEEISCGAYHVAVLTSKTEVYTWGKGANGRLGHGDTDDKNTPTLVEALKDKQVRIVVCGINFTAAICIHKWVSGVDQSMCSGCRQPFNLRRKRHNCYNCALVFCHSCSSKKSLKASLAPNTNKPYRVCDTCYSKLTKGLETDMHSSAKRAATVPGVSDANEEDLETRSNAQLSRLSSMESFKHLDSRYSKKNKKFEFNSTRVSPVPNGSSHWSGLNISRSFNPVFGSSKKFFSASVPGSRIVSRATSPISRRASPPRSTTPTPTLGGLTSPRVVPNDGKPTNDALSQEVLNLRSQVESLARKSQLLEVELERTTKQLKEAISIAGEETAKCKAAKEVIKSLTAQLKGMAERLPGGAAKNTKLPPLPGIFIPSDIPSMPTESEGSPSSSGEQIINGHNGLLTSNGQSSIRNKTSHPEVGKNGGRLPDAESCHDAEWVEQDEPGVYITLTALPGGARDLKRVRFSRKRFSETQAEQWWQQNRARVYQQYNVRVIDKSTASVNSDIAAN